The region TTCCGGTAGCCGTTCTTCTCCCCGGTCCGGAGGCACTCCTGCCACTGCCGGGTGGCCTCGGCGTGCAGGCCCTTGTCCATGTCGTCGAGCGTGCGCAGGTCGTCGTTGGCCGCGGCGTGCTTGCGCATGACCCGCTTGTGCGGCTCCGCGTTGCGCTGGTAACCGTCGTACGGGCCGACGATCCCGGCGAGCTCGGCCGAGCGGCGGTAGGACACGGCGGTCATCAGCGAGGTGATGCCCGCGGCGATCGCCCGGCCGCCGTCGGAGTCGTACGCGTGGCCGGTCGCCATCAGCAGCGCGCCCAGGTTGGCGTAGCCGATGCCGAGCTGCCGGTACGCCCGGGTGGTCTCGGCGATCTTCTGCGTCGGGAAGTCGGCGAAGGTGATGGAGATGTCCATCGCCGTGATGATCAGCTCGGTGATCTTCACGAAGGTCGCGACGTCGAAGCTGTCGTCGTCGCGCAGGAACCTCAGCAGGTTGATCGAGGCGAGGTTGCACGAGGAGTTGTCCAGGTGGACGTACTCCGAGCAGGGGTTGCTCGCCGTGATGCGCCCGGTCTCCGGGCAGGTGTGCCAGTCGTTGATCGTGTCGTCGTACTGCACGCCGGGGTCGGCGCACTCCCAGGCGGCCTGCGCCATCTTGCGGAACAGCGACCGGGACTCCACCTCCTCGATGACCTCGCCCGTCAGCCGGGCCCGCAGGCCGAAGTTCGACCCGGCCTCCACTGCGCGCATGAACTCGTCCGAGACGCGGACCGAGTTGTTGGCGTTCTGGTACTGCACGGACACGATGTCCTTGCCGCCGAGGTCCATGTCGAACCCGGCGTCGCGCAGCGCGCGGACCTTGTCCTCCTCGCGCGCCTTGGTCTCGATGAACTCCTCGATGTCGGGGTGGTCCACGTCGAGGACGACCATCTTCGCCGCCCTGCGGGTGGCGCCGCCCGACTTGATGGTCCCGGCGGAGGCGTCGGCGCCGCGCATGAACGAGACCGGGCCGCTCGCCGTGCCGCCGCTGGACAGCAGCTCCTTGGACGAGCGGATCCGGGAGAGGTTGACCCCCGACCCCGAGCCGCCCTTGAAAATCACACCCTCTTCCTTGTACCAGTCGAGGATCGACTCCATCGTGTCGTCCACCGCGAGGATGAAACACGCGCTCACCTGCTGAGGGGAGCGGGTGCCGACGTTGAACCAGACCGGGGAGTTGAAGCTGAAGATCTGGTGGATCAGCGCGTGCTTGAGCTCGTGGTCGAAGATCTCCGCGTCCTCCTCGGAGGCGAAGTAGCCGTTCTCGACGCCGGTCCTGGTGTAGACGCCCACCACCCGGTCGACGAGCTGCCGCAGGCTCGACTCGCGCTGCGCGGTGCCCACCGCGCCCCGGAAGTACTTGGTGGTCACGATGTTGGCCGCGTTGACCGACCAGAAGGCGGGGAACTCCACGCCGTGCTGCTCGAAGTTGACCGAGCCGTCGCGCCAGTTGGTCATCACGACGTCGCGCCGCTCCCAGCGGACCTCGTCGTACGGGTGGACGCCCGGGGTGGTGAAGATGCGCTTCATCTTCAGGCCCCTGCGCGGGCGCTTCGCTCCCCGGCCTCCCGCCCCCGCCGCCGTGCCGCTAACGGTCTCCGTCATGACTTCCCCCTCCCGGGGCCCGGTGGAGCCCCTCTTTCCGACCACGCTCGTCACACCCTCGTCGTCACGCCGCACGGCTCGCTTCTCGCCCGCCCGCCGGTGCCGGCGGCTACTCCCCGCCGCCGTGGGCCGCCCTGAGCCGCTCGATCTCGGCTTCGAAGTCCGCCAGCGTCTCGAAGCTCCGGTAGACCGACGCGAACCGCAGGTACGCCACCTCGTCCAGGTCGCGGAGCGGGCCCAGGATGGCCAGCCCCACCTCGTGTGAGGCGATCTCCGCGGCGCCGGTGGCCCGGATGGTCTCCTCCACGCGCTGCCCGAGCTGGGCGAGGGAGTCCTCGCCGACCGGGCGTCCCTGACAGGCCCGCCGTACGCCCGCGACGACCTTCTCCCGGGAGAACGGCTCGGTGACCCCGCTGCGCTTGCTCACCATGAGCAGCACGGTCTCCTGAGTGGTGAACCTGCGCCCGCATTCGGGGCAGGTGCGGCGGCGGCGGATGGCCGCCCCGTCTTCGGCTGCGCGGCTGTCCACGACCCGTGTGTCCAGGTGGCGACAGAACGGACAGTGCACTTCATCGCCTCCCTGAACGCACATCCCGAACACAAGGTGTAGTGAACTTACACCGCTGTGACTACTAGATGTTGGGGTCCAACGGTAGAAGTGCCTGTCCTTGAACGCAAGTCGAACCGGGCGTGGCGGGGGAAGTTCCTGCTCGCCTGGCGTGTCGTCCCACCCGCCTCAGGCGCATCCCCTGTCCCGGGGACCGGGAATAGGCCGTACGGCGTTTTCGCGCCCGGATTT is a window of Microbispora sp. NBC_01189 DNA encoding:
- a CDS encoding vitamin B12-dependent ribonucleotide reductase — protein: MTETVSGTAAGAGGRGAKRPRRGLKMKRIFTTPGVHPYDEVRWERRDVVMTNWRDGSVNFEQHGVEFPAFWSVNAANIVTTKYFRGAVGTAQRESSLRQLVDRVVGVYTRTGVENGYFASEEDAEIFDHELKHALIHQIFSFNSPVWFNVGTRSPQQVSACFILAVDDTMESILDWYKEEGVIFKGGSGSGVNLSRIRSSKELLSSGGTASGPVSFMRGADASAGTIKSGGATRRAAKMVVLDVDHPDIEEFIETKAREEDKVRALRDAGFDMDLGGKDIVSVQYQNANNSVRVSDEFMRAVEAGSNFGLRARLTGEVIEEVESRSLFRKMAQAAWECADPGVQYDDTINDWHTCPETGRITASNPCSEYVHLDNSSCNLASINLLRFLRDDDSFDVATFVKITELIITAMDISITFADFPTQKIAETTRAYRQLGIGYANLGALLMATGHAYDSDGGRAIAAGITSLMTAVSYRRSAELAGIVGPYDGYQRNAEPHKRVMRKHAAANDDLRTLDDMDKGLHAEATRQWQECLRTGEKNGYRNAQASLLAPTGTIGLMMDCDTTGIEPDLALVKFKKLVGGGSMQIVNQTIPRALRRLGYLEEQVEAIVEYIAEHGHVVDAPGLRPEHYEVFDCAMGERAIAPMGHVRMMAAAQPFLSGAISKTVNLPESATVDDIEQVYLEGWRLGLKALAVYRDNCKVGQPLSIAKKTSEEAPAAEIAEKEPVVKVVEVARPTRRRMPNQRPSTTTRFTVGGAKGYMTASSYPDDGLGEVFLKMSKQGSTLAGVMDAFSVAISIGLQYGVPLDTYVQKFVNMRFEPAGMTDDPDVRMAQSVMDYIFRRLALDHLPYEDRAALGIFSASERAAQQRGEEPAAIQDLDTAALAQSAPIEKRADAPAEGVAQPVAAPEPRRSGASLESHQGRTADAPLCLTCGTKMRPAGSCYVCEGCGSTSGCS
- the nrdR gene encoding transcriptional regulator NrdR, whose product is MHCPFCRHLDTRVVDSRAAEDGAAIRRRRTCPECGRRFTTQETVLLMVSKRSGVTEPFSREKVVAGVRRACQGRPVGEDSLAQLGQRVEETIRATGAAEIASHEVGLAILGPLRDLDEVAYLRFASVYRSFETLADFEAEIERLRAAHGGGE